The following are from one region of the Prevotella communis genome:
- a CDS encoding threonine aldolase family protein, whose amino-acid sequence MVSFECDYDNGAHPLVLEALVKHNNARPTPYGFDEFSERAKRRIRQACGLPDAQIFFLTGGTQTNATTIDSMLYQYEGVICVGTGHINVHEAGAVEFTEHKIITLPDNHGKMEARVLKKYLDDFMADGNRNHAVHPGLVYITFPTELGTLYTARELDDIYQVCRNFDIPLYIDGARLGYGLMAEGCDITLPYLARHCDVFYIGGTKIGALCGEAVVFTHGNAHKHFFSIQKQHGAVIAKGALIGLQFEALFTDNLYFQLARHAIEKAMQMKQMFQEHGYEFYLDSPTNQQFVILPNEKIQRLEKYVQFTHWGPYDNHHTICRFVTSWATTDEDMNTLRDCL is encoded by the coding sequence ATGGTTTCATTTGAATGTGACTATGATAACGGGGCGCATCCTTTAGTACTGGAAGCCCTTGTAAAACACAACAATGCACGTCCTACGCCCTACGGCTTCGACGAATTCTCTGAGCGAGCCAAGCGTCGTATCCGCCAGGCTTGCGGACTACCCGATGCGCAGATATTCTTCCTCACAGGAGGTACGCAGACCAATGCCACTACAATCGACTCTATGCTCTATCAGTATGAGGGCGTCATCTGTGTGGGCACAGGACATATCAACGTACACGAGGCGGGTGCTGTAGAGTTTACGGAACATAAGATTATCACCCTTCCTGACAACCACGGTAAGATGGAAGCCCGTGTGCTGAAGAAATACCTCGACGACTTCATGGCCGACGGTAACAGGAATCATGCCGTGCATCCCGGACTGGTATACATCACCTTCCCCACAGAACTAGGAACACTCTATACGGCGCGTGAGTTGGACGACATCTACCAGGTTTGTCGCAACTTTGACATACCTCTTTATATAGATGGTGCCCGTCTTGGCTACGGACTGATGGCTGAGGGATGCGATATCACCCTGCCCTATCTGGCTCGTCATTGCGACGTGTTTTACATCGGTGGCACAAAGATTGGTGCCCTCTGTGGCGAGGCTGTGGTATTCACACATGGTAATGCCCACAAGCACTTTTTCTCTATCCAGAAGCAACACGGTGCCGTGATTGCCAAAGGTGCACTGATAGGCCTGCAGTTTGAAGCGCTGTTTACTGATAATCTCTATTTCCAACTGGCCCGTCATGCCATAGAGAAAGCCATGCAGATGAAACAGATGTTTCAGGAGCACGGCTATGAGTTCTACCTTGACTCGCCAACCAACCAGCAGTTTGTGATTCTGCCCAACGAGAAGATACAACGTCTGGAGAAATATGTACAGTTTACCCACTGGGGCCCATACGACAATCATCATACCATCTGTCGCTTCGTTACCAGTTGGGCTACAACCGACGAAGATATGAATACATTAAGAGACTGCCTGTAA
- a CDS encoding TerC family protein codes for MDILPLWAWLLFYVLVFIMLIADLKMFGKKGEHEVSIKEALKMTFVWIGVSLVFCAGIYFLYPVEPHEKAMEFLAGYLIEKSLSMDNLFVFLMLFSFFGVERKYQHEVLFWGIFGALVLRSIFIFAGAAMVEQFEWVLGLFGLFLLYTGGKMFSHNDEQQSDPSQNIIVRLFKKFFPVTDQMHGEKFFIKEKVKVNSERQRVGDGTSGIKFATATKATPLFITLLVIETTDVAFAVDSIPAVFSVSRDPFIVLTSNIFAILGLRALYFALAAVAKYFTYLKYGLGIILIFVGIKMLLAMNEYINAGAAWLGYDLNMPHIEIPTVWSLAFIFGTLTLSMGLSYLISKPNKN; via the coding sequence ATGGATATTCTTCCCCTCTGGGCGTGGCTTCTGTTCTACGTCTTAGTATTTATCATGCTGATTGCCGACCTGAAGATGTTCGGCAAGAAAGGCGAACACGAGGTAAGCATCAAGGAGGCCCTGAAGATGACTTTCGTCTGGATAGGCGTGTCATTGGTCTTCTGTGCAGGCATCTACTTCCTCTATCCCGTAGAACCTCACGAGAAAGCAATGGAATTTCTGGCAGGTTATCTGATAGAGAAATCACTGTCGATGGATAATCTCTTTGTATTCCTGATGCTGTTCTCTTTCTTTGGCGTTGAGAGGAAATACCAGCATGAAGTGCTCTTCTGGGGTATCTTTGGAGCCTTGGTACTGCGCAGCATCTTCATCTTTGCCGGCGCTGCGATGGTAGAACAGTTTGAATGGGTACTGGGTCTCTTCGGTCTGTTCCTGCTCTATACAGGTGGTAAGATGTTCAGCCATAACGACGAACAGCAGAGCGACCCATCGCAAAACATCATCGTACGACTGTTTAAGAAATTCTTCCCTGTCACCGACCAGATGCACGGCGAGAAATTCTTTATCAAGGAAAAAGTAAAAGTGAATAGTGAAAGGCAACGGGTAGGCGACGGAACGTCGGGAATAAAATTTGCTACCGCCACAAAAGCAACACCTCTATTCATCACTTTATTGGTTATTGAGACCACCGACGTAGCATTTGCCGTAGACTCCATTCCTGCCGTATTCTCCGTGAGTCGCGATCCTTTCATCGTGCTCACCTCCAATATCTTTGCTATCCTCGGTTTGCGTGCACTCTATTTCGCACTGGCCGCCGTAGCCAAGTATTTCACTTACCTGAAGTATGGACTGGGCATCATCCTCATCTTCGTAGGCATCAAAATGCTGCTGGCGATGAACGAATATATCAACGCAGGAGCAGCATGGCTGGGCTATGATCTGAACATGCCTCACATTGAGATTCCTACGGTATGGTCGCTGGCCTTTATCTTCGGAACCCTGACGCTGTCAATGGGATTGTCATACCTTATATCAAAACCAAATAAGAACTAA
- a CDS encoding acetylornithine carbamoyltransferase, whose product MKSFINVQDLGPLDKAMAEAFEIKNDRYKYQHLGKNKTLMMIFFNNSLRTRLSTQKAAMNLGMNVIVLDVNAGAWKLETERGVIMDGDKSEHLLEAIPVMGCYCDLIGVRSFAGLTDREYDYAETVLHQFIKYSGKPVFAMETATVHPLQAFADLITIEEHKTVERPKVVLTWAPHCRALPQAVPNSFAEWMNAAEDVDLVITHPKGYELDPKFVGNACVEYDQKKAFEGADFIYAKNWSNPGVTNPADYGKITCEDRSWTVDTEHMSWTNNGKFMHCLPVRRNLIVTDDVIESKNSLVIPEAANREISCSVVLKRMLEAL is encoded by the coding sequence ATGAAGAGCTTTATAAATGTACAAGACCTGGGCCCATTGGACAAGGCAATGGCTGAGGCATTTGAAATCAAGAACGACCGTTACAAGTATCAGCATCTGGGCAAGAACAAGACGCTCATGATGATATTCTTTAATAACTCGCTGCGCACCCGCCTGTCCACACAGAAGGCAGCTATGAACCTGGGCATGAATGTCATTGTGCTCGACGTGAATGCCGGTGCATGGAAGTTGGAGACAGAGCGTGGCGTCATCATGGATGGTGATAAGAGTGAGCACCTGTTGGAGGCTATCCCCGTGATGGGTTGCTACTGTGACCTGATTGGCGTACGTTCATTTGCAGGTCTCACCGACCGCGAGTACGACTATGCCGAAACGGTGCTTCATCAGTTCATCAAGTACTCTGGCAAGCCCGTCTTTGCTATGGAGACAGCCACCGTACATCCCCTGCAGGCCTTTGCAGACCTGATTACCATTGAGGAGCACAAAACGGTAGAACGCCCCAAAGTAGTTCTCACCTGGGCGCCTCATTGCCGCGCGCTGCCACAGGCTGTGCCCAACAGCTTTGCAGAATGGATGAATGCTGCCGAGGATGTAGACCTCGTTATCACGCATCCAAAGGGCTATGAACTCGACCCGAAGTTTGTGGGTAATGCGTGTGTGGAGTACGACCAGAAGAAAGCCTTCGAGGGTGCCGACTTCATCTACGCCAAGAACTGGTCGAACCCCGGCGTCACCAATCCTGCCGACTATGGTAAGATAACCTGCGAGGACCGCTCGTGGACGGTAGACACCGAACACATGTCGTGGACCAACAACGGCAAGTTCATGCACTGTCTGCCCGTACGCCGCAACCTCATCGTGACCGACGACGTCATCGAGTCAAAGAACTCGTTGGTTATCCCCGAGGCTGCCAACCGCGAGATTTCGTGCTCGGTAGTACTGAAACGAATGCTGGAGGCACTTTAA